In a single window of the Nilaparvata lugens isolate BPH chromosome 1, ASM1435652v1, whole genome shotgun sequence genome:
- the LOC111061156 gene encoding upstream activation factor subunit spp27 isoform X2 yields MRQQLEEKLDCDLTSRKKEVDELVIQCVNNKKGGSKKNGKGDDDDDDEDDEGGDDKEEEEEADEEEDDDDEEEEKPKRAAKKPTPQKRKKESSDESGSDDKDDSEEEEEYSPAKKAKGGKAKGKAGGKRKKKGSDSDSDDDWGKGKKKSGGAKKAGGAKRGGGGYTKVCKLTPELAAVVGQDSMARHEVVKKIWAIIKEKNLYDPKNKQFAICNNELLKVFGVKRFRTFGMMKLLKDHFIAD; encoded by the exons ATGCGCCAGCAGCTAGAAGAAAAACTGGACTGTGATCTTACAAGCAG AAAAAAAGAAGTAGATGAACTAGTAATACAATGTGTAAACAACAAGAAGGGTGGATCGAAGAAGAATGGAAAGGgggatgacgatgatgatgatgaagatgacgAAGGAGGAGACGacaaagaagaggaggaagaggcagatgaagaggaggatgatgatgatgaagaagaagaaaagccAAAAAGAGCAGCAAAGAAACCAACTCCACAGAAGCGCAAGAAGGAATCCAGTGATGAGAGTGGCTCG GATGATAAGGATGacagtgaagaagaagaagagtacagCCCAGCAAAGAAAGCGAAGGGTGGCAAAGCGAAGGGCAAGGCCGGTGGCAAGCGTAAGAAGAAGGGTAGCGACTCTGACTCCGATGATGACTGGGGCAAGGGCAAGAAGAAGTCCGGCGGAGCCAAGAAAGCCGGTGGG GCTAAAAGAGGTGGTGGTGGCTACACGAAGGTGTGCAAGCTGACCCCGGAGCTGGCGGCAGTGGTTGGCCAAGACTCGATGGCGCGTCACGAGGTGGTCAAGAAGATCTGGGCCATCATCAAGGAGAAGAATCTATACGACCCCAAGAATAAGCAGTTCGCCATCTGCAATAACGAGTTGCTGAAGGTTTTCG GGGTCAAACGTTTCCGTACCTTTGGCATGATGAAACTATTGAAGGATCACTTTATTGCTGACTAA
- the LOC111061156 gene encoding upstream activation factor subunit spp27 isoform X1, with translation MAKISKEELKKEITAILEDADLKSITSKKMRQQLEEKLDCDLTSRKKEVDELVIQCVNNKKGGSKKNGKGDDDDDDEDDEGGDDKEEEEEADEEEDDDDEEEEKPKRAAKKPTPQKRKKESSDESGSDDKDDSEEEEEYSPAKKAKGGKAKGKAGGKRKKKGSDSDSDDDWGKGKKKSGGAKKAGGAKRGGGGYTKVCKLTPELAAVVGQDSMARHEVVKKIWAIIKEKNLYDPKNKQFAICNNELLKVFGVKRFRTFGMMKLLKDHFIAD, from the exons CTATCCTCGAGGATGCGGATCTAAAGTCAATCACTTCGAAGAAGATGCGCCAGCAGCTAGAAGAAAAACTGGACTGTGATCTTACAAGCAG AAAAAAAGAAGTAGATGAACTAGTAATACAATGTGTAAACAACAAGAAGGGTGGATCGAAGAAGAATGGAAAGGgggatgacgatgatgatgatgaagatgacgAAGGAGGAGACGacaaagaagaggaggaagaggcagatgaagaggaggatgatgatgatgaagaagaagaaaagccAAAAAGAGCAGCAAAGAAACCAACTCCACAGAAGCGCAAGAAGGAATCCAGTGATGAGAGTGGCTCG GATGATAAGGATGacagtgaagaagaagaagagtacagCCCAGCAAAGAAAGCGAAGGGTGGCAAAGCGAAGGGCAAGGCCGGTGGCAAGCGTAAGAAGAAGGGTAGCGACTCTGACTCCGATGATGACTGGGGCAAGGGCAAGAAGAAGTCCGGCGGAGCCAAGAAAGCCGGTGGG GCTAAAAGAGGTGGTGGTGGCTACACGAAGGTGTGCAAGCTGACCCCGGAGCTGGCGGCAGTGGTTGGCCAAGACTCGATGGCGCGTCACGAGGTGGTCAAGAAGATCTGGGCCATCATCAAGGAGAAGAATCTATACGACCCCAAGAATAAGCAGTTCGCCATCTGCAATAACGAGTTGCTGAAGGTTTTCG GGGTCAAACGTTTCCGTACCTTTGGCATGATGAAACTATTGAAGGATCACTTTATTGCTGACTAA